The following are from one region of the Verrucomicrobiaceae bacterium genome:
- a CDS encoding oligosaccharide flippase family protein, whose translation MLARLGVIAWAVYAGWSFMSIMITALFFALVPDLLAAFFALKHMPEVRLRPQLFSRSIMRETMAFSIFAYISTATNIILGKTDQLVLGTTLSVSAIALYQAGAKVAEVFAQFTKQLQDTLSPAAAHLHACGDHDSVRDLLRRGTRWSSLISTPLYIFCAFELKHLLHLLTGDPLINLETLLVAQVLLFWFYTSTLTHSVSKRIYMMTGHERRLMWLGIGEAVANLLLSITLVLSFRSVVSVAIGSLIPTLFYGWFKLWPWMARDIGIHPLRLLKETLFAPLLCSLPAVVILGIAPYFFPAQGDLLLSTILPGSMAGIITMGTLWQAALKSEERTAIRGRLPFLKSKSAIALQPA comes from the coding sequence ATGCTAGCTCGGCTAGGTGTGATCGCATGGGCTGTTTACGCAGGTTGGAGCTTTATGAGCATCATGATCACTGCTCTGTTCTTTGCCCTCGTGCCAGATCTGCTCGCGGCTTTCTTTGCTCTCAAGCACATGCCGGAAGTGCGGCTGCGTCCTCAGCTCTTCTCCCGCTCGATCATGCGTGAAACGATGGCTTTCTCCATCTTCGCCTACATCAGCACAGCTACGAACATCATTCTGGGCAAAACCGACCAACTCGTGCTCGGCACCACACTCTCAGTCAGCGCCATCGCTCTTTATCAAGCAGGAGCCAAGGTGGCCGAGGTCTTCGCTCAATTCACCAAGCAACTCCAAGACACACTCTCACCCGCAGCAGCCCATTTACATGCCTGTGGAGATCATGATTCTGTGCGGGATCTGCTCAGGCGTGGCACACGCTGGAGTTCCCTGATTTCGACTCCGCTCTACATCTTCTGTGCCTTTGAGCTGAAGCACCTTCTTCATCTGCTCACGGGTGATCCCCTCATCAATCTTGAAACTCTGCTAGTCGCTCAGGTGCTGCTCTTCTGGTTTTACACCTCCACTCTCACACACAGCGTCAGCAAGCGCATCTATATGATGACGGGACACGAGCGACGCCTCATGTGGCTGGGCATTGGCGAGGCTGTTGCCAATCTCCTACTCAGCATCACGCTTGTACTCAGTTTTCGCAGTGTGGTCAGTGTCGCCATCGGCTCACTCATCCCCACACTATTCTATGGATGGTTCAAGCTCTGGCCATGGATGGCCCGTGACATCGGCATTCATCCACTGCGACTGCTGAAGGAAACCCTTTTCGCTCCGCTGCTTTGCAGCCTACCTGCCGTGGTCATACTTGGCATTGCCCCCTACTTTTTTCCAGCTCAGGGCGATCTACTGCTCTCGACCATTCTTCCAGGAAGTATGGCCGGCATCATTACGATGGGGACGCTGTGGCAGGCAGCCCTGAAGTCGGAGGAGCGAACGGCTATCCGTGGCCGCCTGCCGTTCCTTAAATCAAAAAGCGCAATTGCACTGCAACCCGCCTAA
- a CDS encoding oligosaccharide flippase family protein, with product MTYTDVQRRIWRNTLSNYLRTIVGIVVGLVTFRLLYQTMPKEAFGFWSLLWSVFGYGILLDFGFGFAAQKRVAELSVSKDWPQLSRVLSTILFFYLAVAIGLAVVVTLGSHQLIQLFDVSPANQDEFRSALIVFFTALGLAFPPWHLPRDPARPAAHQLSQ from the coding sequence ATGACTTATACCGATGTCCAACGCCGCATCTGGCGGAACACTCTATCCAACTATCTCCGCACCATTGTCGGTATCGTGGTGGGTCTGGTGACTTTCAGATTGCTCTATCAAACCATGCCAAAGGAGGCTTTCGGATTCTGGTCCTTGCTCTGGAGCGTTTTTGGTTACGGCATCCTGCTCGATTTTGGATTCGGTTTCGCGGCGCAGAAGAGAGTGGCAGAGCTTTCAGTATCCAAAGACTGGCCGCAGCTCAGCCGTGTGCTCAGCACCATCCTTTTTTTCTACCTCGCAGTTGCCATCGGGCTAGCGGTAGTCGTCACACTTGGTTCTCATCAGCTCATTCAGCTCTTTGATGTTTCTCCGGCAAACCAGGACGAGTTTCGCTCTGCACTGATCGTTTTCTTCACCGCCCTCGGCCTCGCGTTCCCCCCTTGGCATCTTCCCCGAGATCCTGCGCGGCCAGCAGCGCATCAGCTTAGCCAATAA
- a CDS encoding FkbM family methyltransferase, giving the protein MTLTYPSLVQDLITRWHFKVTLPSKRYAKLHGVKLDISHLSPLMKNHILKDRYEFQERKLVQQCLTKNDVVLELGGAIGFIGLFCRKVIGVKHHLTIEPNPNTLAMLRRNYALNRIEPNVIQAAASSEDGLITLNIGGEFWENSIFAANNASEQISVPSLSLRTIVKKMPAPPTALICDIEGAETLLDFTQLPDSVSRIIIEMHPSIVGEEANERLIARIRSLGFCTHSVEENTFLFLR; this is encoded by the coding sequence ATGACACTCACTTACCCCAGCCTCGTCCAAGACCTCATCACCCGCTGGCATTTCAAGGTTACCTTACCTTCCAAACGGTATGCCAAACTTCATGGCGTGAAGCTCGACATCAGCCACCTCTCTCCGCTGATGAAAAACCACATCCTGAAGGACCGCTATGAGTTTCAAGAGCGTAAGCTCGTCCAGCAGTGCCTCACCAAAAATGACGTGGTGCTTGAGCTTGGCGGCGCCATCGGATTCATCGGCCTCTTTTGCCGCAAGGTCATCGGTGTGAAACACCACCTTACCATCGAGCCAAATCCAAACACCCTCGCCATGCTGAGAAGGAACTATGCCCTCAATCGCATAGAACCCAATGTCATCCAAGCCGCCGCATCTTCAGAAGATGGTCTGATCACACTCAACATCGGTGGCGAATTTTGGGAAAACAGCATCTTTGCTGCCAACAATGCTTCTGAACAAATCAGCGTGCCATCTTTGAGCCTTCGCACGATAGTCAAGAAGATGCCAGCACCACCCACCGCACTCATCTGCGACATTGAGGGTGCGGAGACCTTGCTCGATTTCACTCAACTCCCCGACAGCGTGAGCCGCATCATCATTGAAATGCATCCGAGCATCGTCGGTGAAGAGGCCAATGAACGCCTGATCGCTAGAATACGCTCATTGGGCTTCTGCACCCACAGTGTTGAAGAGAATACCTTTTTGTTCCTGCGCTAG
- a CDS encoding alkaline phosphatase family protein, whose translation MKDHLDLFIMIDACGWEIIKTRPHFLQHAAPHRRRLESVFGYSSTCVPSILSGRWPDEHQNWCYFIHDPENTPFAALSWLRWLPKALTSRRIVRRYLTKLVKQCLGFAGYFDLYNIPFQRIHLYDFTEKKSPLKPMGMNRGQNIFDQLEEQKVPYFVTNPDLSEEANRDHLNAAISNESISFAFQYWAGLDGLLHRVGNQSPEIDTKLAEYEAWITQTLKIAHQHYHRVTLHVFSDHGMANCDVHLDLTKKIASLGLHIGVDYNVVYDSTMARFWFFNDHARQQITTALQRVTEGRILPERELKTMRTHFDDGRFGELIFLVQEGTLIVPSHMGEHPIRAMHGYHPHDPHSYATLFSSTPDVPDNITHIPHIHRLMTKAIAPIAIQSNHHALAA comes from the coding sequence ATGAAAGACCACCTCGACCTCTTCATCATGATCGACGCCTGCGGCTGGGAGATCATCAAAACGCGTCCACACTTCCTGCAGCATGCTGCGCCACACCGTCGGAGGCTGGAGAGCGTTTTTGGATATAGCAGCACCTGCGTGCCGAGCATCCTCAGCGGCCGCTGGCCAGATGAGCACCAAAACTGGTGCTACTTCATCCACGATCCAGAAAACACGCCCTTTGCCGCTTTGAGTTGGCTGCGCTGGCTTCCGAAGGCACTCACCAGCCGCCGCATCGTTCGTCGCTACCTAACTAAACTCGTAAAACAGTGCCTCGGCTTCGCAGGCTACTTTGACCTCTACAACATCCCCTTTCAGCGAATCCACCTTTACGACTTCACCGAGAAAAAAAGCCCGCTGAAGCCCATGGGCATGAATCGCGGTCAAAACATCTTCGATCAGCTCGAAGAGCAAAAAGTGCCCTACTTTGTCACCAACCCCGATTTGAGTGAAGAAGCCAATCGTGACCACCTCAACGCTGCAATATCCAACGAGAGCATCTCTTTCGCTTTTCAATATTGGGCAGGATTGGATGGCCTCCTGCACCGTGTGGGTAATCAGTCCCCCGAGATCGACACCAAGCTCGCCGAATACGAGGCATGGATCACTCAAACTCTCAAAATAGCTCACCAGCACTACCATCGCGTCACACTGCACGTTTTCAGCGACCACGGCATGGCCAACTGTGACGTTCATCTCGACCTCACAAAGAAAATCGCCAGCCTCGGCCTCCACATTGGCGTGGATTACAACGTGGTGTATGACAGCACCATGGCCCGCTTCTGGTTCTTCAACGACCATGCGCGGCAACAAATCACCACAGCACTTCAACGTGTGACCGAAGGCCGCATCCTGCCGGAGCGCGAACTCAAAACCATGCGAACTCACTTTGACGACGGACGCTTTGGTGAGCTCATTTTTCTGGTCCAGGAAGGCACTCTGATCGTCCCTAGCCACATGGGCGAGCACCCTATCCGGGCTATGCACGGCTATCACCCGCATGATCCGCACAGCTACGCCACGCTATTCAGCAGCACGCCGGATGTGCCAGACAACATCACCCATATCCCGCACATCCACCGCCTCATGACCAAGGCCATCGCTCCGATTGCAATTCAGTCCAACCATCACGCCCTCGCGGCTTAA
- a CDS encoding response regulator: MHTAKPILVVDDEPHIRRVTELSMKPLGQRVLVASDGQEALSIARRENPCVILLDYLMPNMDGQAALEELKSDPATRDIPVVMLSTRGQLAVGQHKGFEAASLFISKPFSPSQLRLDIQRLIQPALSA, encoded by the coding sequence ATGCACACCGCTAAGCCCATTCTCGTCGTCGATGACGAACCGCATATACGCCGTGTCACTGAACTGAGCATGAAGCCACTCGGTCAACGCGTCCTTGTCGCTTCGGATGGCCAGGAAGCACTCTCCATCGCCCGCCGGGAAAATCCCTGCGTCATCCTGCTGGATTACCTCATGCCTAACATGGATGGCCAAGCGGCACTCGAAGAACTGAAAAGTGATCCTGCAACGCGTGACATACCTGTCGTGATGCTCAGCACACGCGGACAGCTCGCCGTCGGCCAGCATAAGGGATTTGAGGCTGCTTCTCTCTTTATCTCGAAGCCCTTTAGCCCCTCGCAACTCCGCCTGGATATCCAGCGCCTCATCCAGCCAGCCCTCTCTGCCTAA
- a CDS encoding SpoIIE family protein phosphatase: MAYTSQKTEGLLIDFPATLEAARDAICEVLAWLESHHHDSEECDTWELILTEATTNAITHSASKQPLQIEANCSTIRTQIRITDHSNGFTWPEEASLPQNDQSEHGRGLFIIQSLTDHCSYLQGCGKNVLDLQRQRKTTPPPKEDLSTTLDLMTAEVSSCYETLANIFRICAEAARDVSAEDLASNWLRQLLEISGADFLALRMLTADGSHLENIATAAHPSVAALEASGEISDLVLDRHTTGHSIRSTLIDRKNADFVESRAVCMRQDQWLDGDSVLHRDDPLAQPTTRISGISHPLEIGGDVIGVLTLGVFRSHWEPKAREINVVRSLGDFLGTLLHSLRRRDEANHSRLIKRELQIAADIQRSLLPAELPQSATLQCAGHLTTAGEVGGDFMDGIALADGGRLFVIADVMGKGVPAALFATAFRSLLHAHLDLAELPCELMKRLNASLFADLDRAEMFITAQLVWISADSLTLRSCNAGHAPLLLTDGHQIPEIHADGPPLGINMDEPYTHQEVRLNGITHLLLHTDGLSDSTAPQDSGLGREGLHLWLLNTSVGGIDAWSARDMLCQIHDDQENNSLPQDDATFVILAREKALLLKPQINTLTHAHR, from the coding sequence ATGGCATACACCAGTCAGAAGACCGAGGGACTTCTCATCGACTTTCCAGCAACGCTGGAAGCCGCTCGTGATGCCATCTGCGAGGTCCTGGCCTGGCTGGAGTCACATCATCATGACAGTGAAGAATGCGACACCTGGGAGCTCATCCTCACTGAGGCTACGACAAACGCCATCACCCACAGTGCCAGCAAGCAACCACTTCAAATCGAAGCGAATTGCTCGACCATTCGCACACAGATCCGTATCACCGATCACAGCAATGGATTCACATGGCCAGAAGAGGCCAGCCTACCTCAGAATGACCAGAGCGAGCACGGACGCGGTCTTTTCATCATCCAAAGCCTCACGGATCATTGCAGCTACCTTCAAGGATGCGGAAAAAACGTGCTCGATCTCCAGCGCCAACGTAAAACCACTCCGCCACCTAAGGAGGATCTGAGCACCACGCTTGACCTCATGACCGCAGAGGTCTCCTCCTGCTACGAAACACTCGCCAACATCTTCCGAATCTGTGCGGAGGCCGCACGCGATGTGTCCGCAGAAGATTTGGCCTCAAACTGGCTCCGGCAATTGCTCGAAATCTCCGGCGCAGACTTCCTCGCGCTACGCATGTTGACAGCAGATGGCAGTCATCTCGAAAACATAGCCACCGCAGCGCATCCCTCTGTAGCAGCGTTAGAAGCAAGCGGAGAGATTAGCGATCTGGTTCTGGATAGACACACAACGGGACACTCCATTCGCTCAACACTGATTGATCGTAAAAATGCAGATTTCGTCGAATCGCGTGCTGTCTGCATGCGCCAGGATCAGTGGCTTGATGGCGATAGCGTCCTCCATCGCGACGACCCGCTTGCTCAGCCGACCACACGCATCAGCGGCATTTCGCATCCGCTTGAAATAGGTGGTGATGTGATTGGTGTGCTCACGCTCGGTGTGTTCCGCAGTCATTGGGAGCCAAAGGCACGCGAAATCAATGTCGTGCGTAGCCTCGGCGATTTTCTCGGCACCCTATTGCACAGCCTCCGTCGCCGCGATGAGGCGAATCACTCTCGTCTCATCAAGCGGGAGCTCCAGATCGCCGCCGACATCCAGCGCTCATTGCTGCCTGCAGAGCTACCACAGAGCGCCACGCTGCAATGCGCGGGTCATCTCACCACTGCTGGTGAGGTAGGGGGGGACTTTATGGATGGCATCGCTCTAGCCGATGGTGGGCGATTATTCGTGATCGCAGATGTGATGGGCAAAGGCGTTCCCGCCGCACTGTTTGCCACTGCTTTCCGCAGCCTGCTCCACGCGCATCTTGATCTAGCGGAGCTACCATGTGAGCTGATGAAACGCCTGAACGCGTCACTCTTTGCTGATCTCGATCGTGCAGAGATGTTCATCACTGCTCAGCTTGTCTGGATCAGTGCTGACAGTCTTACACTGCGAAGCTGCAATGCGGGCCATGCCCCCCTGCTACTGACCGATGGGCACCAAATCCCCGAGATCCACGCAGACGGACCACCGCTCGGAATCAACATGGATGAGCCTTACACGCATCAAGAAGTCCGCTTGAATGGAATCACCCACTTACTCCTGCACACCGATGGCCTAAGCGATTCCACAGCACCACAAGATAGCGGACTTGGCCGAGAAGGACTCCACCTGTGGCTACTAAACACCTCAGTTGGGGGGATCGACGCTTGGTCCGCTCGTGACATGTTGTGTCAGATCCATGACGACCAAGAAAACAACAGTCTCCCTCAAGACGACGCGACCTTTGTCATCCTAGCTCGTGAAAAGGCCCTGCTTTTAAAGCCACAAATAAACACTCTCACTCATGCACACCGCTAA
- a CDS encoding STAS domain-containing protein produces METNTIIAPAELCSTNSRQWKDRITKDLASPPNEVLIDLSNTRFIDSSGLGVLLSLNKTLHAQGCTLKLPNPSIAAAQLIELTRLHRVFAIVHS; encoded by the coding sequence ATGGAAACCAACACCATCATAGCCCCCGCCGAACTATGCTCGACCAATTCCCGTCAGTGGAAAGATCGGATCACCAAAGATCTAGCCTCACCACCGAACGAAGTCCTTATTGACCTCTCCAACACACGCTTCATCGACAGTTCAGGCCTCGGAGTGCTGCTCTCACTCAACAAAACTCTGCATGCGCAAGGCTGCACCCTGAAACTACCGAACCCATCCATCGCCGCGGCACAACTCATCGAGCTGACACGCCTACACCGCGTCTTTGCAATCGTTCATTCCTAA
- a CDS encoding sugar transferase yields the protein MKAVLICPDHREAAGFARRMKPLALLPIMGRELLVLWLEHLASEGVKQVTLLAADRPDQIRNAIGNGGRWGLKIAVIPVASEPSIEQARLFAADSRTRVLVLDTLPALPQMSLWESTEGLFDVMLKQFSHAETASPLTMRRVAADVFISTRARISPTATIEGPAWIGPQVIIGPGAHILPGTIIESAAYIDRQATVRGSWIGPKTYVGAITEVSHSFAWGTGLENWRLDSFIEVTDDFLLASLKHQPFGGARSSWFTRLLALLLMLLTSPIALLSMAWTRLIRQREAFGRVQVILPPPGTQDRYTRTVGLHTLSGHSGLFARWPQLWRVWLGDMHLVGNRPLTSAAASMLGDEFEQLWLASPAGVFSLADAANDGLNDAESALAHAAYYSVHRSFGLNLRILLRCLPRFLGLRRSHDTQFNSYTSNNTTAYA from the coding sequence ATGAAAGCCGTACTCATCTGCCCAGATCACCGTGAAGCCGCAGGCTTTGCCCGCCGCATGAAGCCACTCGCACTGCTGCCAATCATGGGCCGCGAATTGCTCGTGCTGTGGCTGGAACACCTAGCCAGCGAAGGCGTAAAGCAGGTCACACTGCTCGCTGCCGACCGCCCCGATCAAATCCGCAACGCCATCGGCAACGGTGGTCGCTGGGGTCTCAAAATCGCCGTGATCCCAGTCGCCAGCGAGCCCTCCATCGAACAAGCTCGCCTCTTCGCTGCGGATTCACGCACCCGCGTTCTGGTGCTCGATACGCTGCCTGCACTGCCACAAATGTCCCTTTGGGAGAGCACCGAGGGCCTCTTTGATGTGATGTTGAAACAATTCAGCCATGCGGAGACTGCATCCCCCCTGACCATGCGCCGCGTCGCTGCGGATGTGTTTATCAGCACCAGAGCACGCATTTCCCCGACGGCTACGATCGAGGGACCGGCATGGATCGGCCCGCAGGTCATCATCGGTCCGGGTGCTCACATCTTGCCCGGCACGATCATCGAGAGTGCAGCCTACATCGACCGTCAGGCCACAGTGCGCGGCAGTTGGATCGGGCCGAAGACCTATGTAGGTGCCATAACCGAGGTCTCGCACTCCTTTGCATGGGGCACCGGCTTGGAAAATTGGCGCCTCGATTCGTTCATCGAAGTCACAGATGACTTCCTACTCGCCAGTTTGAAGCATCAACCCTTTGGCGGTGCCCGCAGTAGTTGGTTCACGCGGCTACTTGCGCTGCTCCTCATGCTCCTCACTTCACCCATCGCTTTACTGAGCATGGCGTGGACACGCCTTATCCGCCAAAGAGAAGCCTTCGGCCGTGTACAGGTCATTTTACCTCCACCTGGCACGCAGGATCGCTACACACGCACGGTAGGCCTCCACACCCTGAGTGGCCACTCAGGGCTCTTTGCCCGCTGGCCACAACTTTGGCGCGTGTGGCTCGGAGACATGCATCTCGTGGGAAATCGCCCGCTCACCTCTGCGGCTGCATCCATGCTGGGAGATGAGTTTGAGCAGCTCTGGCTCGCCTCACCCGCTGGTGTCTTCTCACTGGCCGATGCAGCCAACGATGGGCTCAACGACGCCGAGTCCGCTCTCGCTCACGCAGCCTACTACAGCGTCCACCGCAGTTTTGGGCTGAACCTACGCATCCTCCTCCGCTGCTTGCCACGCTTTTTGGGTCTCCGCCGCTCCCACGACACCCAGTTCAACTCATACACATCCAACAACACAACAGCCTACGCCTAA
- a CDS encoding sugar transferase yields MTHALAELQALRLIQAQSRIGRIRMRLAMNLKRWSWLALVNGTHAAKRLFDIVISLACLIMASPVFILMSLLIRRDGGPVFFKQKRVGLHGGEFEMLKFRSMCVDAEAKLASLLAKNEKAQGITFKMKNDPRVTRIGRFIRKTSLDELPQFINVLRGDMSIVGPRPPLPREVALYSSSDRRRLFARPGITCLWQVGERQGGIWEIGDRNAIDFDEQVSLDVRYIESQSLLRDLWILLKTVPAIVLGKGM; encoded by the coding sequence ATGACACACGCACTCGCCGAACTACAAGCCCTACGCCTCATCCAGGCGCAGAGCCGCATCGGCCGCATCCGCATGCGTCTGGCAATGAATCTGAAACGCTGGAGCTGGCTGGCTCTCGTGAACGGCACCCACGCAGCGAAGCGCCTCTTCGACATCGTGATCAGCCTCGCATGCCTAATAATGGCCTCTCCAGTGTTCATCCTCATGTCACTGCTCATTCGTCGCGATGGCGGACCCGTATTCTTCAAACAAAAACGTGTCGGTTTGCACGGCGGAGAGTTTGAGATGCTCAAGTTCCGCTCCATGTGCGTCGATGCGGAGGCGAAGCTCGCTAGCCTGCTGGCAAAAAATGAAAAGGCCCAGGGCATCACCTTCAAGATGAAGAATGACCCACGCGTCACTCGCATCGGCCGCTTCATCCGCAAGACCTCTCTCGACGAGCTTCCGCAGTTCATCAACGTGCTGCGTGGTGACATGTCCATCGTCGGCCCGCGCCCACCCTTGCCTCGCGAGGTGGCTCTCTACTCCAGCAGCGACCGCCGCCGTCTTTTTGCCCGGCCTGGCATCACCTGCCTCTGGCAAGTGGGCGAACGCCAAGGCGGCATCTGGGAAATCGGAGACCGAAATGCCATCGACTTCGATGAGCAGGTCTCGCTGGATGTCCGCTACATCGAAAGCCAGTCGCTCCTGCGCGATCTCTGGATCTTACTGAAAACCGTCCCCGCCATCGTGCTAGGCAAAGGCATGTGA
- a CDS encoding glycosyltransferase family 4 protein: MKLLYVHERFGALAGAEANAYITAEQLSQRGHDIALLHGPSTGKNEEGWKQVFTRLFALEGDTAARTRSALAAFKPDAVYVHKMADLRVIQALVESGVPLIRMVHDHDIYCMRSYKYDYFTRKICTRAASLYCAIGCGACVVKNNGGGFPLKYVSYREKKREIALNRRFDRMVVVTEYMRDELLNNGFDAKRIEIHAPVPRMGDPTLRSNFSDRNLILYAGQIIRGKGVDVLLESLAKVKSKFECIILGDGNHKAYCEDLSRKLGLADRVHFKGFIPQEELKAYYRECSVVALSSVWPEPIATIGLEVMRYALPVVAFDAGGIKDWLIDGYNGHLVPWMDRDSFAARMDDLLQNKAKARQLGQNGLQLVSERYDFDAYISDLEKMFHEVSSTRHPKAWSGESRPSMKAHHFVGNQGERISSLHRPAA; encoded by the coding sequence ATGAAACTCCTCTATGTCCACGAACGCTTCGGAGCCCTCGCCGGGGCAGAAGCGAATGCCTACATCACCGCCGAGCAGCTCAGCCAGCGTGGTCACGACATCGCCCTCCTCCACGGTCCTAGCACGGGAAAGAATGAAGAAGGCTGGAAGCAGGTTTTCACACGACTCTTCGCCCTAGAAGGAGATACCGCTGCCCGCACTCGTTCCGCGCTCGCTGCTTTCAAACCGGATGCCGTCTATGTGCATAAAATGGCCGATTTGAGGGTCATTCAGGCACTTGTGGAGAGCGGGGTGCCACTCATCCGCATGGTACATGACCACGACATCTACTGCATGCGTAGTTATAAGTATGACTACTTCACGCGGAAGATCTGCACCCGCGCAGCCAGTCTCTACTGCGCCATCGGCTGTGGTGCCTGTGTGGTAAAAAACAATGGAGGCGGCTTCCCGCTCAAATATGTGAGTTACCGCGAAAAGAAGCGCGAGATCGCTCTGAATCGCCGCTTTGACCGCATGGTCGTCGTCACCGAATACATGCGGGATGAGCTGCTGAATAATGGCTTCGACGCCAAACGGATCGAGATTCATGCTCCCGTACCGCGAATGGGTGATCCCACACTCCGCAGCAACTTCAGTGATCGCAATTTGATCCTCTACGCTGGCCAGATCATCCGTGGCAAAGGTGTGGATGTGCTCCTGGAGTCCCTCGCCAAAGTGAAGAGCAAGTTTGAGTGCATCATCCTCGGTGACGGCAATCACAAGGCCTACTGTGAGGATCTCAGCCGCAAACTCGGCCTCGCGGATCGTGTTCACTTCAAAGGCTTCATCCCCCAGGAGGAACTGAAGGCTTACTACCGTGAGTGCAGCGTCGTGGCACTCAGCAGCGTCTGGCCGGAGCCCATCGCCACTATTGGACTTGAGGTCATGCGCTACGCATTGCCCGTCGTCGCCTTTGATGCGGGCGGCATCAAAGACTGGCTCATCGACGGCTACAACGGCCACCTCGTGCCCTGGATGGATCGCGACTCCTTCGCCGCCCGCATGGATGATCTCCTCCAAAACAAAGCAAAAGCCCGCCAGCTCGGTCAAAATGGCCTCCAGCTCGTTTCTGAGCGTTATGACTTCGATGCTTACATCTCCGACCTGGAAAAAATGTTTCATGAAGTGTCGTCCACGCGGCATCCCAAAGCCTGGAGTGGAGAATCTAGGCCTTCGATGAAGGCACATCATTTCGTGGGGAATCAAGGTGAACGGATCTCATCCCTACATCGCCCAGCAGCCTGA
- a CDS encoding FIST C-terminal domain-containing protein, with protein MVNSRNAISECLESALGAEKSCDLVMLSASIGHDYQALIDQVRELAPGARVVGASCCGIVGKEGVSESMKDVALMAVRGKEFAVAHVDDIHGRNAFQKAAELAQQLKSQQPGINMIHFLASGIDIANDQAIAGIESVFGPEVTIFGATSSDNMRGVVSYQMVDGTVYEHAAWAVGFADPTLSVETQATHGFMAVGEPMTVTKADGTRIIELNGKPAWQEYTARLDLDAATASCGDSIPVGALAEQLPADQAAEYGNPHILRVVTKRDADGAMHYATEIREGTKLWLTVRDEERIFADMDRMMTQMNERAGGQKPVAVFHADCLARGRYLFNRVMKEELVSRMQFPLSTDGIVPPWLGMYGFGEFARLGGANTYHNYTTAIYAIYRR; from the coding sequence ATGGTCAATTCTCGGAACGCGATCTCCGAGTGTCTCGAATCCGCACTCGGCGCGGAGAAGTCCTGTGATCTCGTCATGCTTAGTGCCTCGATCGGCCATGATTACCAGGCATTGATCGACCAAGTGCGCGAGCTAGCGCCTGGAGCACGCGTCGTGGGTGCTTCTTGCTGCGGGATTGTAGGCAAAGAAGGTGTGAGCGAGTCGATGAAGGACGTGGCGCTGATGGCGGTGCGCGGAAAAGAGTTCGCCGTGGCGCATGTAGATGACATCCATGGGCGGAACGCCTTTCAAAAGGCAGCGGAGCTGGCGCAGCAGCTCAAGTCGCAGCAGCCAGGCATCAATATGATTCATTTCCTCGCCTCAGGGATCGACATCGCGAATGACCAAGCCATCGCGGGCATCGAATCGGTCTTCGGGCCAGAGGTGACGATCTTTGGAGCCACATCCTCAGACAACATGCGTGGTGTGGTGAGTTATCAGATGGTGGATGGCACGGTGTATGAGCACGCGGCATGGGCGGTGGGCTTTGCGGACCCGACTTTGAGCGTTGAGACACAGGCCACGCATGGTTTTATGGCAGTGGGCGAGCCGATGACGGTAACGAAGGCGGATGGGACGCGAATCATCGAGCTGAATGGCAAGCCAGCCTGGCAGGAATACACCGCACGCCTCGATCTGGATGCCGCGACGGCTAGCTGTGGCGACTCGATCCCCGTCGGGGCGCTAGCAGAGCAATTACCTGCTGATCAAGCCGCTGAGTATGGCAATCCGCACATCCTACGCGTGGTGACGAAGCGCGATGCGGATGGCGCGATGCATTACGCGACGGAAATCCGCGAAGGTACCAAGCTGTGGCTCACTGTGCGTGATGAGGAGCGAATCTTTGCCGACATGGACCGCATGATGACGCAGATGAACGAGCGTGCCGGTGGCCAGAAGCCTGTGGCGGTCTTTCATGCCGATTGTTTGGCCCGTGGACGCTATCTTTTTAATCGTGTGATGAAGGAAGAGCTGGTGAGTCGCATGCAGTTCCCGCTGAGCACGGATGGCATCGTGCCACCGTGGCTGGGAATGTATGGTTTTGGCGAGTTTGCCCGCCTCGGTGGAGCAAATACCTACCACAACTACACCACGGCGATCTACGCGATCTACCGCCGCTGA